The Brienomyrus brachyistius isolate T26 chromosome 7, BBRACH_0.4, whole genome shotgun sequence DNA segment GTACTTGCCGTCCATTTTGAAGTTGGATACGCTGCCCCAATTTCCATAATCATTTAAAAGTGAAAGATGTTACCCCAGCAGaactgattccccccccccaccctttttaGACAATCTGTGTATAACATCTGTGCATAATATTTGCTGAAATTAGATCATTATCATACTAAAAATATACACTGCTTTACCTCTGGGCTGCATACACTGTACTGCAATGctgctaaaaataaatgtttgataAATGATCCAACttattttaaagaaataaaagagAGGAAACCGGTCTGGTTGTATAATCAGGTATATTTACCTCTTAAACCACGGTAACACCACAAGCCATTaacacactatatggacaaaggtATTGGGACATGCCTCTTAATcaatgaattcaggtgtttcattcagacccattagcACAGGTGAATAGGAAGCACCCAGCCATGCAGCCAGGTTTACATACATTAGTGaatgaatgggtcattctgaagagctcagtgaattcaggcatggtgctgtcataggatgccacctttgaatAAGTGAGTTCAtgatatttcttccctgctagatgttCCATGgtaaactgtaagtggtattactgcaaagtggaagcattacAGGAACAACAGACACCcagccacaaagtggcagaCCATATAAAGTGAGAGAGTGGGGTTGCCGAGTGCTGAGGTGAATAGTCTGTCAGCAATGTTGTGTTTACTCAAAAAAGCCTTCTGGTATTAAGCTCAGTGCAAAAACTGTGCAtggatgggcttccatggccgagcagctgcatgcaagcctaacatcaccaagcgcaatgcTGAGCGTCAGAGGGAGTGGTGTAAGGCACACAACCActagactctggagcagtgaaaacgtgttctgtgaggtgatgaatcacgcttctgtctagcagtctgatggacgagtctgggcttggcagatgccaggagaacattacctgcctggctgcactgtgccaactgtaaagtttggcgaaggagggataatggtatggggctgttttcaggggttgggccccttagttccattgAAGAGAGGTTTTgtgttgtctttgttctattttcaataTAATGTGAgtttatatgatttgcaaatcattacATTGTTGTTATTCACATTTTATACAGCGTCCCAGCTTTCTGGGAAATGCGGTTGCACGTGAATATAGTTAAATTTGCAATTCTGTCTGAAGCCGCATTACTCCTTGCGGACGAAGTGACGCTTGTCAGCAAACCGTTTCTGTAGCTCTGAACATGCGCGTCTCCACAAACTCATCACCAAAGGACGGTCTACGCCCGCCACCTTTTACAGGTGGATCACCAGGAGAGGCTCCTGATTCTCCTCGGTACCATTTACTGGGTCAGTGGTTATAGATCTACTGGCCAGCACGTGCCGGCGCTGTCACGCTGATACAAGTTGACGCCACGTGATCGATGACGTCAAACATAGTGCCCAAAATGGCAGCGCTCTTCGCAGCACGGAGAGGTCAGTACCGGGcgcttatttaaacttaatctgATAGAACTGCTATTTTTCCATTTAATGAGAGGGTCACAATGCATTTTACTGAATATGATCTTGATGAATGGCATCGTCTATACATTCGACTGCCCGCTAACGTCCACTGTATGATATTTACCGGGCTGTTTTCTACAGCAAGCTTTAAATAATACTGAGGCAGCTGACATATCGTAGCTTTCAAGCAAAGTTTTGCAGACATAACTGGAAACATGCATTCGTGAAGAGAATACATGGAAAAATGTCTTTAGTGAGTTAGCTAAAGCTAACAGTCTAAGTTAAACCGAAGCAGCTTAAATCTTTTTACTTTTTGACACTTGCAATTTGTTTGCCTATAATTAAAATTAGAATTTTatattgtatatgtgtgtaaatTATACACACTGAACGTGACAAGTATTGAGTATGTTTTTGGCTGTCGGCACTAGGGGAAAGGTCAGCCTGATCCACAGAAGAACCTTTGACCGACATTACGTCACAGTGTTTTTGTTGGTTATAATTTAAGATGCTGAGTTAGAGCCATGTTCCGTGGTCCGAAAATCCGTTAAGCTATACCTGCCATGTACCTAAGTACCTGCCATGGTTGTGTTTGCGAAAAGGGGTTGTAGGACATGGACAACACAAGTCCCTGGCTGATCCTGTTGCTGTTCCATTGATCAGAGTACTTTGCCTGAATTGCTGCAGTATAGTCTCCAGTCGTATAGATGGGTTAAAAATCTTTGTCCCATCTTGGAAGCAGTCCTCTGTGGAGCAGTGCGGCCGGGGACACGCTGTCTCTCTCAGCTGGCAGATCTGCCGGAAGTCCATCAGATGCTGAGGCAGACATGCCGGGACTTTGCCGACCGGGAGCTGGTTCCCATCGCTGGGAGGCTGGACAAGGAGCACAGATTCCCAGCCGAGCAGGTGTGGAGCCTCGGGGTGAAGGAACTGATGATGTTCTGCAGTCTTTGCACATCTGCATCAGATGCCTAATTGTCATACATAACTGTCACCTCCATTGTCAGCATATGCTTCTACAGTCATGGCGATGCGATAGACTTAATTGCTGAAGTGAGCTTATTTCGTCGAGTATTTCACAAAAAGCCAGCTTTCTGGCTTATGTTAAAAAGGTCGCGTGGTCTGCTCGCCCCAACAGGTGCGAGGTCTGGGGAAGCTGGGGGTAATGGCTGTGGAGGTGCCGGAGAGCCTGGGGGGCGCCGGCCTGGACTACCTGGCCTATAGTCTAGCTGTGGAAgagctgagcaggggctgcgcCTCCACGGGGGTCATCGTCAGCGTCAACAACGTCAGTCTCTGTTTCTACTGTCTGTCCCTCTGCTGGATGTTTCCGTCTTGCGTGTATGTAGGTGTTTGGCCATATGTGGCTGCAGGTGTGTTATCCTGAGTATCAGTTAATTTAAGTATCATTTTTCTTTGCATGCCTCCGACGACCCATCTTGACATCTGCTTTTTCGCTCACACACTGTACTTTATTTCAGTCTCTTTACCTGGGTCCTGTGTTGAAGTTTGGCTCAGAAGAGCAGAAGAAAGAGTGGATTACTCCGTTCACCTCAGGAGAAAAAGTGGGCTGCTTCGCTTTGAGTGAGCCAGGTACGAGCTGCTCAGCGTTTCGGTTAGGGCCCCTTCTGGGTCCCGCCTCTGCTGAGGACGTCACTCTCATGCATTGTGCGCTTGCTTTAATATTAATGCATCGTAAACACGCTGCCGAGTCGCCCATCATCGTGCTGAAGCTGCGTCTGGCTCCATCTGCAGGGAATGGCAGTGACGCAGGTGCGGCCTCCACCACAGCCCGGCTGGAGGGTGACGAGTGGGTCCTGAATGGCACCAAGGCCTGGATCACCAACTGCTGGGATGCCTCTGCCACTGTCGTCTTTGCCACCACCGACAAGAACCTCAAACATAAGGTAAGTTCCAGGACTCTGGAATGCATTTGGAACTGGCTTTAATGCCGGGATCTGAATCTGAACGCAAACAGCATGTAAGCCTGGTGCCTGAAGATCGTTTTAGTCCTGAATTATCGTGGTGTAAAATAAAACTGGCTGTCGTGTCTGATGCGGCTTTCTAGATAATAAATCCCCGCCACATCTGTCTCGCAGTTTTACTGTATATGTCTTGTGTTAATTGTGTTAATCATTTCAGACTCGCTCACTCACTCAGTAACTGACTCGCTCACCCTTCAGGGCATCAGCGCTTTCCTGATACCCATGCCCCACCCGGGACTGTCTTTGGGCAAGAAGGAGGACAAGCTGGGTATCCGTGCTTCATCCACCGCTAACATCATTCTGGAGGACTGCCGAATACCCCGGGCCTGTCTGCTGGGAGAGCCGGGAATGGGCTTCAAGATCGCTATGGTAACGTGGCGGGGTGACACCGAGAGCTGGATGCTAGATCATTGCTGAAGCTTCGGCGTCGACGAGGTTGTGGGTCTGGCGGGGGCGGCGAGAGCAGGGTGGCCCCTCCTACAGTAAAACTAAAACTGTGCAAAACTGCTTCGCGTGAAACTAAACTACAGGGATGAGCAGCACCCTGGTTTTTCTTGGGCTTGGGAAAGTTTGGTTAAACACAGAATATGATGTTTGAGATTTTATGCTCGTGATCGGTACAGAAATTGTAAGCGTGGCCGGGTGGATGCTGCCTTCGCTACAGGGTATTGTAGCCCCCCCTGCCTGGTCTGTATCATGTGACTCCAGCGGTGAAAGACTCTCACATGTCTTCTCCGTCAGCAAACCTTGGACAGCGGGCGGATTGGCATCGCTGCCCAGGCTCTCGGCATCGGCCAGGCAGCACTGGACTGCGCCGCGGGCTACGCTCAGAAGAGGACGGCGTTCGGGGCGCCCATCGCCAAGATGCAGGCCATACAGGTACTGCCCTCCGCGGGCTGCTGTCGGCCGCTCCTCAGGTACATCCACGCAGTGATCAGGGCCGCCCTCTTTCTTCCAGTTCAAGCTGGCCGACATGGCGCTGGCACTAGAGAGCGCTCGTCTGCTCACCTGGAGGGCGGCCATCCTTAGAGACGCCAAGAAGCCCTTCTCAAAGGTAGGACCTGCGGCCCGCCGCATGCTTTCCCAAGGGACACGCGCTATTCCGAAAAGGATTCCTCAGATGCTGGGAGCTAACCAGCTTATTGCCCTGaaagcagcacacacacacacacacacacgcacacacacacacgcagcccAATGAACGGCTCCTGACAAACGTGACCTCGTGCTTTTCTGTCCTCCGCAGGAAGCAGCCATGGCCAAACTGGCAGCTTCAGAGGCTGCTACCTTCATCTCCCACCAGGTGAGGCCGTGTCACCTAGACGCTCCATCTCCTGTGTTCATCCGTCAGCATTAACACTGGTCACAGCGGAGCGCTTATGTCGGTGATGTTATCTGAGCCACACCCTGTGACCCGTTCTCCTGCCGCCTCCGCAGGCCATCCAGGTGCTGGGGGGGATGGGATACGTGACAGACATGCCAGCGGAGAGGCACTACCGTGATGCTCGCATCACTGAGATCTACGAGGGGACGAGCGAGATCCAAAGGCTGGTCATAGCCAACCACGTGCTGAAGGAGTACCAAGACTAACAGGGTGGCAGCGGGTGCGTTGGCATCCCCTGCCAGAAAACCCGGAGTATTTCACAGTGCCGATTAACGTTACTTCAGGTTTGAGGGCAGTTGGAATGACTGAATAAAGGAAGGACTCACTCAGTTTCCTTCCTTGGAAGACCTGCCATATCCACACTTTGTCCCATTCTgcatatatttcatatttatggGTGTCGACAAGCCTCAGTCAACTGTTGGCTTCATCTGTTGCCTGAAGAGGACACTATGCCAAATGTTATTGTGCAGGGGGATGCAAGACAACTCTATGCCATTTCCCCGTAAGATATGATTCACAGCCCAGCATCTCTTGATTAAGGGTTTTTTGCATGGCTATCAATGAATGGAACCTTCCAGTAGATGTTCAAAAGGCTTAAACATATGAAAGGTTCGCCTTTCCCCAGGATACTCGGATACACATGTCTCACCTCTTTTGTAAGTTTTACATCAATCTTTAATATCTGTATAGGATTTAACCATGATCTCAGTCTTTGAGAAGGTTTGTTATATCATGGCTTGTATCATGGGGTAATTCTGTCAGATAATAAAAggaaaattaattaataaagttaATAAAGTAACTGCAGGGATACTTGAATTGCATTAATTGGGAACCCTCTGAGTTTCATgctaatttacataaaatatGAAGGATATTTTGGTAGCATCAGGTTTCGCTTTGTAAGAAGCTTTAGGACAGAGAATGCATGTGGTTTTGGCACCAGTCTGCTGTCTCTTCTGCAGCAGTCGTCTTCAGACTTCGCAGAGGAATTAAATATGTAAAGAACTGGGACTGATAAGATTATGAGACAGATCGCACtctaactcaaaaagtatttgacaaGTCTTTGCAGACACATCGTAAGGGTGAAGAACATTTCTGCTAATCACTTCCAATCAAGAAAATTCTGTGCACTTTGACTGTTGCTTGTTCGTTGCGTGTTTTTCAGACCTACagcattttttacatttaattttcaaGATTTTTCCCTGGAGCATTTTCCAGTACTACAGTACACTTCACCGACTTCCACAAACCCGCCCCTTTAATGTTTTCCCGTGCCAGCATAGTTAGTCCACTTCTCTGTTAACTTTGTTGATTGCCGAGTCGGATGTAAGTTGTGGGTTCTGGCTGGTTATTGGCGCTGAAGATGATTAGATGTTCCTCATCACAATTTTATGCTTGAAACTCTTATCCGCAATTGGAAACAAAGTCATACAGATTGTGTTTGGagcttcatattgctcttcatcCATGATATATTGACCACTCCTCAGGACATGAATTTAGTATTAATTAAACCCCCCCTCCCGAATGCCATTCCTTAGGGATGGGGTTATATACTTTTTGTCTCAGTGTGACTCGATACATAATATGAGGTTCACAATTCATTGCCTCCACAACATTCAAAAAATTTAATTACTGTATATGAAAGCATGACTGTAGAGAACAAGTGCGTAGTTCATCAAATAATTTTGTACACGGTATACAAGTGTACAGTCAAAATCTATCTAAGTAGCAGTTTGATCTTGGAAGAAAATCTGTGTGTGCAaggtctgcatgtgtgtctgacAATATACAATATAGTCACTAGTCACTGGTGTATCTGTTATGGTTCTTATTTCACTGAAAATGTTCATCATGGTGCAAATAAGAAAATATTAAGATAGAagagaatataaatatttagatATGTAtagaataaataatataaatgaaaTTTAAGGCATTTTACCAAATTCAAGTTCTGACAGCATCTTCTCCAGTTTTATACTGTTTTTACCTCAGACGAGTAACGTCTCTTAATTCTACATGTGGGTGATATTAATCCAGTTTATACTGACCCTGACCACAAGGTGGCACACCTCTCCAGTGTTATCGCAGGCATAACCTTTATTAGAGCGAACTACTGTATATCATAGATCTGTCCCTGGTAAAATCACCTTAATAAATATCAAAAAGAAAATACCAGTTGAGTAATGTGTGCTTTACAATATCTGTAGCCAAGAATTGTTTGTGGCCCTTATGATTTTATCTTGATGAAACTAAGTTTGCACTAAAGGTGGCCGGAGACTTTAAACGACATGTGGACAAAACGAATTCGAACACATTGGTCCCAACAATCTGTTGTCAGGCCACAACCGTAAAGGGCACCGAATGTTTTCGATCCAGCAGACCCACATATAAACGGATTGTGAGGGGTACGTGAGTCGTTTTAATAAAGGAGATGACATCGCTTTTAAAACGGAAGTTCTCATAATGTTGATTTAATACTAACAGTGGCACAGACAGGGAAGCCAACAATTTAAAGACACTCATGGTAACACGCTAACGAAACGCGTCTTCCTTGGCAAACATTACACAGTTGCGACATTAACTATTAACAGAATTGCACCGATTAATCTACAACAGTGGTTGTCAATCTTTTATGCACCGCGACCCAGTTTTTACTACGTCATCTCAGTCGCGACCCTATATCAAGTACAGGTCTAAATTAACGCTATGGTGAAGCAGGCAGCGCGCTCTGCAATGTATGCCGATCAATCGCacgaatctgattggatgtgcccgTCGATTCTTCATAAAGcttctgtggtttggcttcttcGATTTGAGTGCAATATTCACTAGTTTTGTGCTAAGCATTAGCAGACCCAAGACCCGTTTATATAAGCTAATTCTAGGACTAGGTCTGCCTCGCaaccctttcagaacttgccCATGAGTTGAGATTTACAATATTTAAAGGCTGGTGATATGCAAAGTATTCCAGTAACTGGATAATTAGTCCTGCTGACCAACCAACCAAGTGTCACATTCATGTGAAGCACGGTGGGTGGGATGTGAATATATGAAATGGGACTGGGCACCAGAGCTCCACAGAAACAGTCATTACTATGGGGATTATTGCTGAAATACCATTGATTTGGTCTGAAGTCTATAGGCAGCTTGAGGATATGGCAGCTTAGGTGGTGTAACTATTGAGAGAAGACAATGATTGTTGGGTGGTTCAGGGTTCTGCCTGGAAGCTGCCCCCGAGGCCTGTCCTGGAAGCGATGGGTGCAaggtagggaataacccaggatggagtgGCAACCATCACAGGGAAACCATGGCTGTCCCAAAAATATATCAATATAGCCAATGAATATATATTATTCTAAAATCTAAATTATAAAATACACATTGGTTTAAGCTGAATATTCAAAGTTCCAGAATTTTCCGGAAACTATAGCCAAACCTGAGCTCTTGCTATTAATATATTGTGTGAGGCCATCTTTACGCAACATATTCATGTTGTATGTTCTGTCcatgctaaggtgaactggagtcGCCAAATTATGCTTGTGTGCCAATGGTGGGTGTGCCAATGGTGGGTGTGCCCTGCCCTGGgttacccctgccttgtgcctgttgtTTCCAGTATAGGCTTCAAACCCCCATAACCTTACATAGGGCAagtggtatagaaaatggatggttggTAGTTTCTGATATATGAAAAGTATAGTAGCTCAGTATGTAAATATGTTCAGCTTAATATTAGGGtttctctcttgttctgctggggaagGTTGATAATTTAGTCATAACTTTACGTTATGAACTTAACTTTACGAAGTAGTTGGACGTCATGGCCTGTACACCGGTACTGTGAGCGCTGTGCAGAACGGGGGGAGAACCTCTgcattcttcccagttgattctgggcttcaccaggggtgtgtttttggtcctactctgttcaatgcttgtatggactgggtgttgggcagggtcgTGGGGTCCAGTGGC contains these protein-coding regions:
- the acads gene encoding short-chain specific acyl-CoA dehydrogenase, mitochondrial isoform X2 — encoded protein: MTSNIVPKMAALFAARRVLCGAVRPGTRCLSQLADLPEVHQMLRQTCRDFADRELVPIAGRLDKEHRFPAEQVRGLGKLGVMAVEVPESLGGAGLDYLAYSLAVEELSRGCASTGVIVSVNNSLYLGPVLKFGSEEQKKEWITPFTSGEKVGCFALSEPGNGSDAGAASTTARLEGDEWVLNGTKAWITNCWDASATVVFATTDKNLKHKGISAFLIPMPHPGLSLGKKEDKLGIRASSTANIILEDCRIPRACLLGEPGMGFKIAMQTLDSGRIGIAAQALGIGQAALDCAAGYAQKRTAFGAPIAKMQAIQFKLADMALALESARLLTWRAAILRDAKKPFSKEAAMAKLAASEAATFISHQAIQVLGGMGYVTDMPAERHYRDARITEIYEGTSEIQRLVIANHVLKEYQD
- the acads gene encoding short-chain specific acyl-CoA dehydrogenase, mitochondrial isoform X1, with translation MTSNIVPKMAALFAARRAVLCGAVRPGTRCLSQLADLPEVHQMLRQTCRDFADRELVPIAGRLDKEHRFPAEQVRGLGKLGVMAVEVPESLGGAGLDYLAYSLAVEELSRGCASTGVIVSVNNSLYLGPVLKFGSEEQKKEWITPFTSGEKVGCFALSEPGNGSDAGAASTTARLEGDEWVLNGTKAWITNCWDASATVVFATTDKNLKHKGISAFLIPMPHPGLSLGKKEDKLGIRASSTANIILEDCRIPRACLLGEPGMGFKIAMQTLDSGRIGIAAQALGIGQAALDCAAGYAQKRTAFGAPIAKMQAIQFKLADMALALESARLLTWRAAILRDAKKPFSKEAAMAKLAASEAATFISHQAIQVLGGMGYVTDMPAERHYRDARITEIYEGTSEIQRLVIANHVLKEYQD